The Anomaloglossus baeobatrachus isolate aAnoBae1 chromosome 10, aAnoBae1.hap1, whole genome shotgun sequence genome has a segment encoding these proteins:
- the LOC142254681 gene encoding putative oxidoreductase YtbE — protein sequence MEPQRALQQSVTLNNGVSMPLLGLGTFRLRGLENLLLAVDAALECGYRSFDTAAVYRNEADLGHALRQLLPKYGLARSDIFITSKLSPADLGQGARDACLKSLAELGVEYLDLYLVHWPGKQGLRSDDARNQAAREESWKALEGLYQTGTIKALGVSNYTEAHLAQLIGSCSVPPAVLQVECHPRLPQTALLNWCNKNGVHLQAYSSLGCGDLLGDVEVCKVANMHGRTPSQVLLRWALQQGVGVIPKASAPTRIKENIKVWDFQLRKEEAELLEGGGSEKRYCWDPTGVA from the exons ATGGAGCCGCAGCGAG CTCTGCAGCAGTCGGTGACTCTCAATAATGGGGTGTCCATGCCCCTCCTTGGCCTGGGCACATTTCGTTTGAGGGGGCTAGAAAACCTTCTCCTGGCTGTTGACGCGGCGTTGGAGTGTGGGTACCGCTCATTCGACACCGCCGCGGTCTATCGTAACGAGGCGGATCTCGGTCACGCTCTGCGCCAGCTGTTGCCAAAATATGGCTTGGCTCGCTCTGATATCTTCATTACGAGCAAGTTATCTCCAGCAGATTTAGGCCAAGGAGCCCGCGACGCTTGTTTGAAGAGCTTGGCCGAATTAGGAGTTGAATACTTGGATCTCTACCTCGTTCACTGGCCAGGGAAGCAGGGCTTGCGAAGTGACGATGCCCGTAACCAAGCTGCCAGAGAAGAAAGCTGGAAAGCCTTGGAGGGCCTCTATCAGACTGGCACCATTAAGGCACTCGGCGTGTCCAATTATACAGAGGCTCACCTGGCACAGCTGATAGGATCGTGCAGTGTGCCCCCTGCGGTGTTACAGGTGGAGTGCCACCCGCGCCTCCCACAAACCGCTCTTCTCAATTGGTGCAATAAAAATGGCGTTCACCTGCAAGCTTACTCTTCCCTGGGCTGCGGGGATCTCCTGGGAGATGTAGAAGTGTGTAAAGTGGCAAACATGCACGGGCGCACTCCCTCGCAAGTGTTACTCAGATGGGCACTACAGCAAGGTGTTGGGGTTATTCCTAAAGCTTCTGCACCAACCAGAATCAAAGAGAATATTAAAGTCTGGGATTTTCAGCTGCGTAAGGAGGAAGCTGAACTGCTGGAAGGCGGTGGAAGTGAGAAAAGATACTGCTGGGATCCTACCGGAGTGGCATAG